The DNA window TGGTAGATTTGCTACACTTTGCGCCACTTTTATTTCATCAGCACTCGAACTAGGGAAAAACTATGACTCGACCCAGTGGCCGACGCCCAGAGCAACTTCGACAAGTAAAAATAACGCGCGATTTCACCTGTCATGCAGAGGGCTCTGTACTGATTGAATTTGGCAAAACCAAAGTCATCTGTACTGCCAGCGTAACGCCCGGCGTGCCAAGATTTTTGCGCGGTAAAGGCGAAGGTTGGGTAACCGCTGAATACGGCATGTTGCCCCGTTCCACCGGTTCAAGAATGGATCGCGAAGCGGCACGCGGCAAGCAAGGCGGCCGCACCCAGGAAATTCAGCGCTTGATCGGTCGCTCCCTTAGAGCGGCCGTTGATATGAAAAAGCTTGGCGAGCACACCATCAATATTGACTGTGATGTTATCCAGGCCGATGGCGGTACTCGCACTGCTGCCATTACCGGCGCCTGTGTTGCCATGGTTGAT is part of the SAR92 clade bacterium H455 genome and encodes:
- the rph gene encoding ribonuclease PH — encoded protein: MTRPSGRRPEQLRQVKITRDFTCHAEGSVLIEFGKTKVICTASVTPGVPRFLRGKGEGWVTAEYGMLPRSTGSRMDREAARGKQGGRTQEIQRLIGRSLRAAVDMKKLGEHTINIDCDVIQADGGTRTAAITGACVAMVDAIRHLQRKKSILDDPLLTMIASVSVGVYKGTPVLDLDYPEDAKAETDMNVVMNSEGGFIEVQGTAEGAPFSEEELSAMLALAKQGIADLVRVQKMALAQ